The Pristiophorus japonicus isolate sPriJap1 chromosome 2, sPriJap1.hap1, whole genome shotgun sequence DNA segment AATACGTCCACTTCAAGTGCCAGCGGGTGATGGCGTTGACCTGCTCCATCTGCTCGCTGGCCCTGCTGCTGCCCATCCCACACTGGCTCTTCTCCAccaccaagcgcagtgggcggtccaCCTCCTGCGTCCTGGACATCCCAGCCTCCGCCGCCAATTTCATGCGAGCCTTCGGGGTGGCCTACCCGCTGGCCGCCTACGGGGTCCCCGTGGCCCTGACCATGACCTGCTACGCCAAAGCCCTGCTGCGGAGCCAGCCCGGGAGCAACAGGGTCCCCCACCGCAGGCACGAAGCCAGGAGGTCCACCGTCATGCTGTGTGGGTTGAGCGTGGCGTTCGCGGCAATGCGGCTGCCCGACTGGGTGGCGTGGACCTGGGCCCGGCAGCGGGAGAGCGGCGCGCCCGTGCCTCCCACCGCCCTGCTGGTGCTGGCACAAGTGGTGGTGTTCGCCAACTGCGCCCTCGACCCGCTGGTGCTGCTGGCCGTCTCGCAGGACATCAGGGACGGCTTGAGGAAGGTCTGGGCGCTGGCCAGCCGCGGCAGGGCGAGGGGCAGCGAGGACGGGCAGCCGGGGGGCGAGCCGGCCGCCCGCAAGGGCACCGCGCCCTCCCTGTCCACCATCTCAGCCCGCGACGACCTGGGCATCTTCCGCGAGCTGGCCCACAGCATCCCCCCGGACATCCAGCACTTCTGGCAGGACAGGAAGAACGCGGCGCTGACAGAAAACAACGACCCCATCCCCTGGGAGTGCCAAGAAAATTCCTAGAAAAGAAATGGGAGGAAATTCTGTATCGGGATGGACTGCAAACATTGGCTGGTTTGTGTTTTACATTTAAATTTTCCCCACCTTCTCAAAAGTAATTCATCCCAACCTTTTCGCAAGAGCTGCAACGCTCCAGAAAGTAACTTCTTTCATTGAACCATCTTGTGCTGACCACAAAGCCAAGCATCTCCAGCGTTCCGACACTATCGTGTGTTGTACCACTGATGGCCCCCTGGCATT contains these protein-coding regions:
- the LOC139228452 gene encoding G-protein coupled receptor 151-like, whose translation is MCYTSTNVDTQLMRPKEDELKLAGSRRVSAPERGGQPLAGQLQMLEFSTMNSSADLLEYAGGFQVLKEEELKVALPVVLGVICLVGLAGNTLVAAVLLHDFRQGKSSVVNGLILVLSATDLLVLLCCVPLRAVTYSKPSWSFGWLLCKSSDYFLQACLTAKSFTLAAVGHARYRHVANPKKYVHFKCQRVMALTCSICSLALLLPIPHWLFSTTKRSGRSTSCVLDIPASAANFMRAFGVAYPLAAYGVPVALTMTCYAKALLRSQPGSNRVPHRRHEARRSTVMLCGLSVAFAAMRLPDWVAWTWARQRESGAPVPPTALLVLAQVVVFANCALDPLVLLAVSQDIRDGLRKVWALASRGRARGSEDGQPGGEPAARKGTAPSLSTISARDDLGIFRELAHSIPPDIQHFWQDRKNAALTENNDPIPWECQENS